The Streptomyces sp. TLI_105 DNA segment GGATGGACCACGGCCGAGGCGACGCGGCGCCGTACCTCGAGCCGGGGGAGCAGCTCGTCCGCCGCCCACACGAGCGAGTCGAGCACGGTCAGTTCGGCGTGCAGTGCCCGGTTGTCCTCCGTCAGGTACGGCACCACCTCGTGCGCGATCCCGAGGGCGCACGAGGAGGCGTCCACCACGAGCGGCAGCCGCCCGCCGGCCGTCCACCCCCAGGCGGCCTCGACGATCCGGTTCGCCATCACCTCGTTGCCCCGCTCGTACCCCTTGGAGTGCCAGATCGTCGCGCAGCACGTGCCGGCCACGTCGTCCGGGACCCACACCGGCCGCCCGGCCCGCGCCGACACCGCGACGACGGCCTCCGGGAGCGAGGGCCCGCGCTCGCCCTCCGGATCCCCGAAGACGCGGTTCACACAGGCCGGGTAGTAGACGGCGACCGCTGCCGGACGGTGGGTGCGGGGCAGCCGTCGCGCCGCCGCGCCCGGGATCTCCGGCAGCCACGCCGGCACGAGGTCGGGGCGGACGGCCCTGCGGGCGAGACCCGTCAGCGATCCCAGGACCCGGTCGCCGATCCGGTCAGCGGCGGCGACCGCGAGCCGCGCGGAGGCTTCCACCGCGCGGAAGTTCCTCGCGGCCAGGGCGGCGATCCGCTCCTCGCGCGCGGAGTGCCGCTCGTGCCGGAACTCCTTCATGAGCGCCCCCGTGTCGATCCCGACCGGGCAGGCCAGCTTGCAGGTGGAGTCGCCGGCGCAGGTGTCGACGGCGTCGTAGCCGTACGACTCCAGGAGCCGGGCCTCGACGGGGGAGCCGTCGGACTGGCGCATCATCTCCCGGCGCAGCACGATCCGCTGGCGCGGAGTGGTCGTCAGGTCGTGGCTGGGACAGGTCGGTTCGCAGAAGCCGCACTCGATGCAGGGATCGGCGGTCCGCTCCACGGTGGGGATCGTCTTCAGACCGCGCAGATGGGCCTGGGGGTCGCGGTCCAGGACGATCCGCGGGGCGAGCACCCCGGCGGGGTCGATGGCCTCCTTGACCCGCCACATCAGATCGGTCGCCCGCGTCCCCCACTCCAGCTCCAGGAAGGGCGCGATGTTGCGGCCGGTGGCGTGCTCCGCCTTCAGCGAGCCGTCGAAGCGCTCCACGGTCAGCTTGCAGAACTCGTCCATGAAGGCCGAGTACCGCTGGAGGTCGGCCGGGTCGGCCGCGTCGAAGGCGAGCAGGAAGTGGAGGTTGCCGTGGGCCGCGTGGCCGGCCACGGCCGCGTCGAAGCCGTGCCGGGCCTGGAGGCCGAGCAACGACTCGCAGGCCTCCGCGAGCCGCTCCGGCGGCACCGCGAAGTCCTCGGTGATCAGGGTCGTACCGGAGGGGCGGGAGCCGCCGACCGCCGTCACGAAGGCCCTGCGGGCCTTCCAGTAGCCGGAGATCCGCTTCGGGTCCCGGGTGAAGGCGTTCTCCACGGAGGCCACCGGGGCGACCAGGTCGAGGCCGGCGAGCACGGCCCCCGCCGCCCGCTCGTACGACTCCAGGGCCGGCGTGTCCGGGGCCCGGAACTCGACCAGGAGCGCCGCCGTCTCCTTCGGCAGCTCCGCCCAGTCGGCGGGCACGCCCGGCACCCTCGCCGAGGCCCGCAGCGTGTTGCCGTCCATCAGCTCGACGGCGAGCGCCCCGGCCTCGTTGAACAGGGGCACGGCCGCGGCGGCGGCCGGCAGCGAGGGGAAGAGGAGCAGGGCGGTGGACACCTCCCGGTTCAGCGGGAGGGTGTCGAAGACGACCTCGGAGATGAAGCCGAAGGTGCCCTCGGAGCCGACCATCAGGCCGCGCAGGATCCGCACCGGCGTGTCGCCGTCGAGGAAGGCGTCGAGCCGGTAGCCGTTGGTGTTCTTGATGGTGTGCTTGGCCCGGATCCGCGCGGTCAGCGCGGCGTCCGCCTCGATCTCCGCCTTCAGCGCCATCAGCTCCGCGCACAGCCTCGGCTCGGCGCGCGCGAGCTCCTCGTCGGCGGCCGGGTCCGCCGTGTCGACCACGGTCCCGCTCGGCAGCACCACGGTCAGGGAGGCGACGGTCCGGTACGAGTTCCGGGTGGTGCCGGCCGTCATCCCCGAGGCGTTGTTGGCGACGACGCCGCCGATCGTGCAGGCGACCGCGCTGGCCGGATCGGGCCCCAGGACCCGCCCGTACGGGGCGAGCGCGGCATTCGCCCGCACCACCGTGGTGCCGGGCCGGATCCGTGCCCGGGCCCCGCCGTCCAGGACCTCGACGCCCGCCCAGTGGCGGCGCACGTCGACGAGGATGTCCTCGCCCTGTGCCTGTCCGTTGAGGCTGGTCCCGGCGGCCCGGAAGACCACCTCGCGGCCCTTGCCGTGGGCGTACGACAGGACGGCGGAGACGTCGTCGATGTCCTCGGCGACCACGACGACCTGCGGGACGAAGCGGTACGGGCTCGCGTCCGAGGCGTAGCGCACCAGGTCGGAGATCTTCGACAGGACCTTCCCGGGCCCCAGGAGCTCGGTGAGCTCCTCGCGCAGCCGCCGCGGCGTGCCCCGCGCGTGGAGCTCCGGCACGCGGTCCGGGGCGGGGGTCCGCTTCGTACCGGGACGCAGGGCCTGCGGGTTCGGCTCAAGCAGCGGCATGTCACGGCTCCCCTTCGGCGCGGCCCCGCGCCCGACGGGTCAGCAGCCGCGCTCCGGGCCGGGGTCGACCAGGGCGGACAGCAGACCCTCGAGCACCTCGCGCTGTTCGACGGTCAATGGAGCAAGGATGTCCTCTGCGGCGGCCCGGCGCGCGCTGCGCAACTCGCGCAGCGTGGCGCGGCCCGCGTCGGTGAGCTCGATCCGCACCACCCGGCGGTTGCTCGGATCGGGCACCCGGCGCACCCGGTCGCCCGCCTCCAGGCCGTCGACGAGACTGGTCACGGCCCTCGGGACGACCTCCAGACGGGCCGCGAGATCGGCCATCCGGGGCGGCTCCCCGAAGTGCGCGACCGTGCGCAGGAGCCGGGACTGCGCGGGGGTGATGCCCACCGGCTCCAGATGGCGCTTCTGGATGCGGTGCAGGCGCCGGGTCAGCCGGAGCAGCTGCTCGGCGAGGAGGCCGTCGGCATCGGTCCCGCCCGGGCGGTCGGAACCGCCAGGGCGCTCAGGGGTGCTCGGGCGCTCGGAGGTGCTCGGACGGCCGGGGGTACTCATGGGGGAACAATATCAGGACCATGTTCATTGTGAGCATAGGTAACAGTGAGCTATGCTCCGATGGATCGTCTCTCTTCGAAGGAGCCCATGCGCCCCCACGACCAGCCCGACTGGACGCCTCCGCCCCGCGACTCCGGCCAGCCCAAGGAGCCCGCCCAGGTGCGGCGGATCCTGCGGCTCTTCCGCCCCTACCGCGCGCGCCTCGCGCTCGTCGCCCTCCTGGTCGGCGCCGCCTCGCTCGTGTCGGTCGCCTCGCCGTTCCTCCTCCGGGAGATCCTGGACACCGCGATCCCCCAGGGCCGCACCGGGCTGCTCAGCCTGCTCGCCCTCGGCATGATCGCCACCGCCGTCCTGACCAGCGTCTTCGGCGTGCTCCAGACCCTCATCTCGACCACCGTCGGCCAGCGCGTCATGCACGACCTGCGCACCGGGGTCTACGAGCAGCTCCAGCGGATGCCGCTCGCCTTCTTCACGCGCACGCGCACCGGCGAGGTCCAGTCCCGCATCGCCAACGACATCGGCGGCATGCAGGCGACCGTGACCTCCACGGCCACCTCCCTCGTCTCCAACCTCACCGCCGTCGTCGCGACCGTCGTCGCCATGCTCGCCCTCGACTGGCGCCTCACCCTCGTCTCGCTGCTCCTGCTGCCGGTCTTCGTCTGGATCAGCCGGCGCGTCGGTCGCGAGCGCAAGACGATCACCACCCAGCGCCAGAAGCAGATGGCCGCCATGGCCGCGACCGTCACCGAGTCCCTCTCGGTCAGCGGCATCCTGCTCGGCCGCACCATGGGCCGCGCCGACTCGCTCACCCGGTCCTTCGCCGAGGAGTCCGAGCGCCTCGTCGACCTCGAAGTGCGCTCCTCCATGGCGGGGCGGTGGCGGATGTCCACCATCGGCATCGTCATGGCCGCCATGCCCGCCCTGATCTACTGGGCCGCCGGCATCGCCCTCGGCTCGGGCGGCTCGGACATCTCGCTCGGCACGCTCGTCGCCTTCGTCTCGCTCCAGCAGGGCCTCTTCCGGCCCGCCGTCAGCCTCCTCTCCACCGGCGTGCAGGTGCAGACCTCCCTCGCGCTCTTCCAGCGCATCTTCGAGTACCTCGACCTGCCCGTCGACATCACCGAGCCCGACGAGCCGGTCCGGCTCCCGGAGATCCGCGGCGAGGTCTCCTTCGAGAAGGTCGAGTTCCACTACGACCCCGAGGGGCAGGGCCGCCCGACCCTGGACGGCATCGACCTGACCGTCCCCGCCGGCGGCAGCCTGGCCGTCGTCGGCCCCACCGGCTCCGGCAAGTCCACCCTCAGCTATCTCGTGCCCCGGCTGTACGACGTCACCGGCGGCCGCGTCACCCTCGACGGGGTCGACGTGCGGGACCTGGACTTCGACACCCTCGCCCGCGCCGTCGGCGTCGTCTCCCAGGAGACGTACCTCTTCCACGCCTCCGTCGCCGACAACCTCCGCTTCGCCAAGCCGGACGCCACCGACGAGGAGATGGAGGAGGCCGCGCGCGCCGCCCAGATCCACGAGCACATCGCCTCGCTCCCCGAGGGGTACGACACCCTCGTCGGCGAGCGCGGCTACCGCTTCTCGGGCGGCGAGAAGCAGCGCCTCGCCATCGCGCGCACCATCCTGCGCGATCCGCCGGTGCTGATCCTCGACGAGGCGACCAGCGCCCTCGACACCCGGACCGAGCACGCGGTGCAGCGCGCCATCGACGCCCTGTCGGCCGGGCGCACCACCATCACCATCGCGCACCGGCTTTCCACCGTCCGCGACGCCGACCAGATCGTCGTCCTGGAAGGAGGCGGGATCGCCGAGCGCGGGACGCACGAGGAACTGCTCGCCCAGGACGGGCGGTACGCGGCCCTGGTCCGCAGGGACGCCCGCACCGAACAGGCGAACGCGGGAGCGGTTGTTCCCCAGAACGTGTGATCGTTCCGGGATTCGTTGCCCGACTCCCTTACGGCATCGGAAGATTACGGAGTGCGAGCGACGGGCTGCAGACCGCGACCGCACACGTCCCACTGATGTACCTGTACGAGGAGAAGCACCACCATGAACGTCATCACCAACCTGCTCGCCGGCGTCCTCCACTTCCTGGGCTGGCTCGTTTGACGATCGCAGTGCCCGGCGCCGTCGGCCCCCCGTCCCAGGGGGCCGGCGGCGCCGCCGCGTGGCGAGCTCCCGGATCCGCGCGGGGACCGGGGCGCCGCACGGCACCGAACGGGCGGTTCAGGCGGTCGGCGCGGCGGCCCGGTCGCGGCCGAGGAGGCGACGGATGTCGGAGACGGCCGCGCGGCCGGCCCGGTTGGCACCGATCGTCGAGGCCGAGGGGCCGTAACCGACGAGGTGGACGCGCTCGTCGCGGACCGCGCGCGTGCCCTCCACCTGGATGCCGCCGCCCGGCTCGCGCAGCCGCAGCGGCGCCAGATGGTCGATCGCCGCCCGGAAACCGGTCGCCCACAGGATGACGTCCACGTCGACGGTCCGGCCGTCGTCCCAGGCCACCCCGGTCGGGGTGATCCGGTCGAACATCGGCAGCCGGTCCAGGATCCCGCGCGCGCGTGCGTCGCGGATCGCGTCGGTCAGGGGAAGTCCGGTGACGGAGACGACGCTCTGCGGCGGCAGCCCGCGCCGTACCCGGTCCTCGACCAGCGCGACGGCCGCGCGCCCCTCCGCCTCGCCGAAGGGGCCCTCGCGGTAGACGGGCTCGCGCCGGGTCACCCAGAACGTCTCCGCCGCGACCTCGGCGATCTCCATGAGGTGCTGTGTGCCGGAGGCCCCGCCGCCCACGACGAGCACCCGCTTCCCGGCGAACTCTCCGGGGCCCGGATAGCCGGAGGTGTGCAGCTGACGGCCCCGGAAGGTCTCCTGCCCGGGGTAGCGCGGCCAGAACGGACGGTCCCAGGTGCCCGTCGCGTTGATCAGGGCCCGGCTCGCGTACACGCCCTCCGAGGTCTCGACCCGGAGCCGGCCGCCCTCGCCCTCCCGGACGGCCGTGACGTCGACGGGCCGGTGGACCCGCAGGTCGAACGTCCGCTCGTACGTGTCGAAGTACGCGCCGATCACCTCCGAGGAGGGACGCGAGGGATCGGCCCCGGTCAGCTCCATGCCGGGCAGCGCGTGCATCCCGTGCACCTTGCCGTAGGTGAGGGAGGGCCACCGGAACTGCCAGGCGCCGCCCGGGTCGGGGGCGTGGTCCAGGACGACGAAGTCCCGGTCCGGCTCCAGGCCGGTGCGCCGCAGGTGGAAGGCGGCGGAGAGCCCCGCCTGTCCGGCGCCGATGACGACGACGTCCACCGTCCTGGCCCCTTCGAACCCGAAATCGTTCACGCTTCCACCAACCGGGGCGGGGATGCGGTTCTTCCCGCACCCCCGCCCCCTGGTGCCGCCGTCTACCGCCCGCCGGGCACGAGCAGCGGCGCACCGCCCGGCGCCGAGGCCGGACGCCCGTTCGCCGCCGGGACGCCGAGCAGCGGGGAGGCGGGCGCCGACGGCAGCAGCCCCCGCGCCGCCAGCTCGGGCGTCACGCCCTCGCCGAACCAGTACGCCTCCTCCAGGTGCGGGTAGCCGGACAGCACGAAGTGCTCCACCCCCAGGTCGTGGTACTCCTCGATCCGGTCCGCCACATCGGCGTGGCTGCCGACCAGCGCGGTCCCCGCCCCGCCCCGTACCAGACCGACGCCCGCCCACAGGTTCGGCGAGATCTCCAGCCGGTCGCGGTCGAGCGAGCCGCCGCCGTGCAGCGCCAGCATCCGCTGCTGGCCGACCGACTCGCTCCGGCCGAGCAGCTCCTGCGCCGCGGCCACGGTCTCCGCGTCGAGATCCGAGAGCAGCCGGTCGGCCGTGGCCCAGGCCTCGCGCGCCGAGTCCCGCGAGATCGTGTGCAGCCGGATCCCGAACCGGACCCGCCGGCCGCGCTCCTCCGCCAGCCGCCGGATCCAGTCGATCTTCTCCTTCACCTGCCACGGAGGCTCGCCCCACGTCAGGTACACGTCCGCGTGCTCCGCCGCGACCGGACCGGCCGCCGCGGACGAGCCGCCGAAGAAGATCTCGGGCAGCGGGTCCGGCGGCAGCGCGGTGAGCCCGCCCTCGATCCGGAAGTGCTCGCCGTCGAAGTCGAACGGCCGCCCGCCCCACACGCCCCGCACCACCGAGAGGAACTCGGCCGTGCGCGCGTACCGCCGGTCATGGTCGAGGTGGTCGCCGAAGCGGCGCTGCTCGGCCGAATCACCGCCGGTCACGACGTTGAGCAGCAGCCGGCCCCGGGTGATCCGCTGGTAGGTGGACGCCATCTGCGCCGCGAGCACCGGCGAGATCACCCCCGGCCGGAACGCCACCAGGAACTTCAGCCGCTCGGTGTGCTGGGACAGCGCGACCGTCGTCAGCCAGGCGTCCTCGCACCACGTGCCGGTCGGGGTCAGCACGGCCTCGAAGCCCAGCTGCTCCGCCGCCTTGGCGATCTGGACGAGATAGTCGATGTCGGGCGCGCGCACCCCGGACACGGTCCGGTCCCGGGTGATCCCGCCGTCCGTGTAGGCGTGCCGGTCGACGAGGGTCCGGCCGTCGCCTCCGGTCGGCAGGAACCAGTGCAGATGGACGGTCATCAGGAGGCCTTTCCGAAGCTGCGCGCCGGGGTGGTGGACGGCGGCAGGTCCTTGTCGAAACGGGTGTCGACGTAGTCGGCGAAGCGGAACGTGCGGGGGATGAGCTTCAGCGCGGCGAAGGTGTCGGC contains these protein-coding regions:
- a CDS encoding LLM class flavin-dependent oxidoreductase, translating into MTVHLHWFLPTGGDGRTLVDRHAYTDGGITRDRTVSGVRAPDIDYLVQIAKAAEQLGFEAVLTPTGTWCEDAWLTTVALSQHTERLKFLVAFRPGVISPVLAAQMASTYQRITRGRLLLNVVTGGDSAEQRRFGDHLDHDRRYARTAEFLSVVRGVWGGRPFDFDGEHFRIEGGLTALPPDPLPEIFFGGSSAAAGPVAAEHADVYLTWGEPPWQVKEKIDWIRRLAEERGRRVRFGIRLHTISRDSAREAWATADRLLSDLDAETVAAAQELLGRSESVGQQRMLALHGGGSLDRDRLEISPNLWAGVGLVRGGAGTALVGSHADVADRIEEYHDLGVEHFVLSGYPHLEEAYWFGEGVTPELAARGLLPSAPASPLLGVPAANGRPASAPGGAPLLVPGGR
- a CDS encoding MarR family winged helix-turn-helix transcriptional regulator, with product MSTPGRPSTSERPSTPERPGGSDRPGGTDADGLLAEQLLRLTRRLHRIQKRHLEPVGITPAQSRLLRTVAHFGEPPRMADLAARLEVVPRAVTSLVDGLEAGDRVRRVPDPSNRRVVRIELTDAGRATLRELRSARRAAAEDILAPLTVEQREVLEGLLSALVDPGPERGC
- a CDS encoding NAD(P)-binding domain-containing protein, whose translation is MNDFGFEGARTVDVVVIGAGQAGLSAAFHLRRTGLEPDRDFVVLDHAPDPGGAWQFRWPSLTYGKVHGMHALPGMELTGADPSRPSSEVIGAYFDTYERTFDLRVHRPVDVTAVREGEGGRLRVETSEGVYASRALINATGTWDRPFWPRYPGQETFRGRQLHTSGYPGPGEFAGKRVLVVGGGASGTQHLMEIAEVAAETFWVTRREPVYREGPFGEAEGRAAVALVEDRVRRGLPPQSVVSVTGLPLTDAIRDARARGILDRLPMFDRITPTGVAWDDGRTVDVDVILWATGFRAAIDHLAPLRLREPGGGIQVEGTRAVRDERVHLVGYGPSASTIGANRAGRAAVSDIRRLLGRDRAAAPTA
- a CDS encoding FAD-binding and (Fe-S)-binding domain-containing protein; its protein translation is MPLLEPNPQALRPGTKRTPAPDRVPELHARGTPRRLREELTELLGPGKVLSKISDLVRYASDASPYRFVPQVVVVAEDIDDVSAVLSYAHGKGREVVFRAAGTSLNGQAQGEDILVDVRRHWAGVEVLDGGARARIRPGTTVVRANAALAPYGRVLGPDPASAVACTIGGVVANNASGMTAGTTRNSYRTVASLTVVLPSGTVVDTADPAADEELARAEPRLCAELMALKAEIEADAALTARIRAKHTIKNTNGYRLDAFLDGDTPVRILRGLMVGSEGTFGFISEVVFDTLPLNREVSTALLLFPSLPAAAAAVPLFNEAGALAVELMDGNTLRASARVPGVPADWAELPKETAALLVEFRAPDTPALESYERAAGAVLAGLDLVAPVASVENAFTRDPKRISGYWKARRAFVTAVGGSRPSGTTLITEDFAVPPERLAEACESLLGLQARHGFDAAVAGHAAHGNLHFLLAFDAADPADLQRYSAFMDEFCKLTVERFDGSLKAEHATGRNIAPFLELEWGTRATDLMWRVKEAIDPAGVLAPRIVLDRDPQAHLRGLKTIPTVERTADPCIECGFCEPTCPSHDLTTTPRQRIVLRREMMRQSDGSPVEARLLESYGYDAVDTCAGDSTCKLACPVGIDTGALMKEFRHERHSAREERIAALAARNFRAVEASARLAVAAADRIGDRVLGSLTGLARRAVRPDLVPAWLPEIPGAAARRLPRTHRPAAVAVYYPACVNRVFGDPEGERGPSLPEAVVAVSARAGRPVWVPDDVAGTCCATIWHSKGYERGNEVMANRIVEAAWGWTAGGRLPLVVDASSCALGIAHEVVPYLTEDNRALHAELTVLDSLVWAADELLPRLEVRRRVASAVVHPTCSMRHLGDEEKLTELAEACAEEVVVPADAGCCAFAGDRGMLHPELTAAATAREAAEVTARPFDVHLSANRMCEIGMDRATGRSYGSVLLALERATRP
- a CDS encoding ABC transporter ATP-binding protein, with the protein product MRPHDQPDWTPPPRDSGQPKEPAQVRRILRLFRPYRARLALVALLVGAASLVSVASPFLLREILDTAIPQGRTGLLSLLALGMIATAVLTSVFGVLQTLISTTVGQRVMHDLRTGVYEQLQRMPLAFFTRTRTGEVQSRIANDIGGMQATVTSTATSLVSNLTAVVATVVAMLALDWRLTLVSLLLLPVFVWISRRVGRERKTITTQRQKQMAAMAATVTESLSVSGILLGRTMGRADSLTRSFAEESERLVDLEVRSSMAGRWRMSTIGIVMAAMPALIYWAAGIALGSGGSDISLGTLVAFVSLQQGLFRPAVSLLSTGVQVQTSLALFQRIFEYLDLPVDITEPDEPVRLPEIRGEVSFEKVEFHYDPEGQGRPTLDGIDLTVPAGGSLAVVGPTGSGKSTLSYLVPRLYDVTGGRVTLDGVDVRDLDFDTLARAVGVVSQETYLFHASVADNLRFAKPDATDEEMEEAARAAQIHEHIASLPEGYDTLVGERGYRFSGGEKQRLAIARTILRDPPVLILDEATSALDTRTEHAVQRAIDALSAGRTTITIAHRLSTVRDADQIVVLEGGGIAERGTHEELLAQDGRYAALVRRDARTEQANAGAVVPQNV